A window of Sphingorhabdus lacus contains these coding sequences:
- the secA gene encoding preprotein translocase subunit SecA produces MLGGVAKALFGSSNDRYVKSVMKIVQKINALEPEISAMTDERLTQQTQLFRDRLTAGETLDDILPEAFATVREASKRVMGMRHFDVQMVGGIVLHRGEIAEMRTGEGKTLTETLACYLNALEGKGVHVVTVNDYLARRDAEWMGRIYGFLGLTTGVVVPNVSEHERRAAYECDITYATNNELGFDYLRDNMKYERAQMVQRPFNFAIVDEVDSILVDEARTPLIISGPTDDKSELYMQVHAVVLQLDDGDYEKDEKSRNVTLTEDGTEKAERLLESAGLLTGSNLYDYENTLVVHHLDQALKANVMFKRDIDYIVKDGKVIIIDEFTGRMMDGRRWSNGLHQAVEAKEGVQIEPENQTLATITFQNYFRMYPKLSGMTGTAATEAGEFFEIYKLNVVEIPTNLPVQRIDEDDQFYKNTQDKFGAIAKTIKEANDRGQPVLVGTVSIEKSELLSEFLEKEGVKHSVLNARFHESEAHIVAQAGRFGSVTIATNMAGRGTDIQLGGNYEFRLEDEIGDMPEGPERDAAVAALKAEIAAEKAKVIDAGGLFVLATERHESRRIDNQLRGRSGRQGDPGLSRFYLSLDDDLLRIFGSETLFSRMMNSSLEDGEAIGGKWLSKAIETAQKKVEARNYDIRKQLVEYDNVMNDQRKVIYDQRSDIMDAEAVDDIIEDMRNDTVNMLVGDHCPVGTYPEQWDIDGLKQKCAEVLGLAPDIDSWLQEEAIEPEIIESRLAEMATAKFAAKGVELDETVWRQVEKSILLQTLDHHWKEHLSTLDALRQVIYLRAYAQKNPINEYKQEAFGLFERMLAAIREGVTKTIATNEFRAEQEFTPPELPELPDFLTTHIDPFTGEDDSDDVDGGSLGLVTTRAVRQTPAPQGGDPFAGNPDIRRNDPCPCGSGDKYKHCHGAY; encoded by the coding sequence ATGCTCGGTGGAGTTGCCAAAGCTTTATTCGGATCGTCGAACGACCGTTACGTAAAATCGGTCATGAAGATCGTGCAAAAAATCAATGCGTTGGAGCCTGAAATCTCCGCAATGACGGACGAACGTCTGACGCAGCAAACACAATTGTTCCGTGACCGTTTGACGGCGGGTGAAACGCTGGACGATATATTGCCGGAAGCATTTGCAACGGTTCGTGAAGCATCCAAGCGCGTCATGGGGATGCGCCATTTCGACGTCCAGATGGTTGGTGGCATTGTGCTTCACCGTGGTGAAATTGCCGAAATGCGGACTGGTGAAGGTAAGACCCTGACCGAAACCCTGGCCTGCTATCTGAACGCCCTTGAAGGCAAGGGTGTCCATGTTGTGACGGTCAACGACTATCTGGCGCGACGCGACGCCGAATGGATGGGCCGGATATACGGGTTCCTGGGCCTGACCACGGGTGTGGTCGTTCCCAATGTATCCGAGCATGAGCGTCGTGCCGCCTATGAATGCGACATCACCTATGCAACCAACAACGAACTGGGTTTCGATTATCTGCGCGATAATATGAAATATGAACGTGCCCAGATGGTGCAGCGCCCCTTCAATTTCGCCATCGTCGATGAAGTCGACTCCATTTTGGTGGACGAAGCGCGCACGCCGCTGATCATTTCAGGTCCGACCGACGACAAGTCCGAATTATATATGCAAGTGCATGCGGTCGTGCTGCAGTTGGACGACGGCGATTACGAAAAGGACGAAAAGAGCCGCAACGTCACCTTGACCGAAGACGGCACAGAAAAGGCAGAACGCCTGCTGGAGTCCGCTGGTTTGCTGACTGGTTCCAATCTGTATGATTATGAAAATACATTGGTTGTGCACCATCTTGACCAGGCACTGAAAGCCAATGTCATGTTCAAGCGCGACATTGATTACATCGTTAAGGACGGCAAGGTCATCATCATTGATGAGTTTACCGGCCGCATGATGGATGGCCGCCGTTGGTCGAATGGCCTGCATCAGGCGGTTGAAGCCAAGGAAGGCGTCCAGATCGAGCCGGAGAACCAGACGCTAGCGACGATTACCTTCCAGAATTATTTCCGCATGTATCCGAAATTGTCCGGTATGACCGGAACCGCCGCCACCGAAGCGGGCGAATTTTTCGAGATTTACAAGCTGAACGTCGTTGAAATCCCGACGAACCTGCCTGTGCAGCGCATCGACGAAGACGACCAATTCTACAAGAATACGCAGGATAAGTTCGGGGCGATTGCCAAGACGATCAAGGAAGCCAATGATCGCGGCCAACCTGTGCTAGTCGGTACGGTTTCGATCGAAAAGTCGGAACTTCTGTCCGAATTCCTTGAAAAGGAAGGCGTGAAGCATAGCGTCTTGAACGCACGTTTCCACGAAAGCGAAGCGCATATCGTGGCGCAGGCCGGACGGTTCGGCAGCGTAACCATTGCAACCAACATGGCTGGACGCGGCACCGACATCCAGCTGGGCGGCAACTATGAATTCCGCCTGGAAGATGAAATTGGCGATATGCCCGAGGGGCCCGAGCGCGATGCCGCCGTTGCGGCCTTGAAGGCGGAGATTGCCGCCGAAAAGGCAAAAGTCATCGACGCCGGTGGCTTGTTCGTTCTGGCGACCGAGCGCCATGAAAGCCGTCGTATCGATAACCAGTTGCGCGGCCGTTCGGGTCGTCAGGGCGATCCCGGTCTTTCGCGTTTCTATCTGTCGCTGGACGACGATCTTTTGCGCATCTTCGGTTCGGAAACACTGTTCTCGCGCATGATGAATTCCAGCCTGGAAGATGGCGAAGCGATTGGCGGCAAATGGCTGTCAAAGGCGATCGAAACCGCGCAGAAAAAGGTCGAAGCCCGCAACTATGATATCCGCAAGCAGCTTGTGGAATATGACAACGTCATGAACGACCAGCGCAAGGTCATTTATGACCAGCGCAGCGACATCATGGACGCCGAAGCTGTCGATGACATCATCGAGGATATGCGTAACGATACGGTCAATATGCTTGTGGGCGACCATTGCCCCGTCGGCACCTATCCCGAACAATGGGATATTGACGGACTGAAACAGAAATGCGCCGAGGTTTTGGGTCTGGCACCCGACATCGACAGCTGGTTGCAGGAAGAGGCAATCGAGCCCGAGATCATTGAATCGCGTTTGGCCGAAATGGCGACGGCGAAATTTGCCGCCAAGGGCGTTGAGCTTGACGAGACCGTCTGGCGTCAGGTTGAAAAGAGCATATTGCTGCAGACACTCGACCATCACTGGAAAGAGCATCTGTCCACGCTCGATGCCTTGCGGCAGGTGATTTACCTGCGCGCCTATGCGCAAAAGAACCCGATCAACGAATATAAGCAGGAAGCGTTCGGACTGTTTGAACGCATGCTTGCCGCTATTCGTGAAGGTGTCACAAAAACCATCGCGACCAATGAATTCCGTGCCGAACAGGAATTTACGCCGCCGGAATTACCTGAACTGCCTGACTTCCTGACCACCCATATCGACCCCTTTACGGGCGAAGATGACAGTGATGATGTGGATGGCGGGTCTTTGGGCCTTGTGACGACGCGTGCGGTTCGCCAGACACCGGCGCCGCAAGGTGGTGATCCTTTCGCGGGCAATCCCGATATTCGCCGCAATGATCCTTGCCCCTGTGGTTCCGGGGACAAGTACAAGCATTGCCATGGCGCCTATTGA
- a CDS encoding energy transducer TonB, translating to MSIYVLVALAAISVETNVETTAPPAPPPMVVPVSTVDGPTPFAPPPKKGVESPPIPRGSPGFWANTGDYPTLALKEEREGISAFRVTVGVGGRVTACEITESSGHRDLDEATCANVTRRAVFYPAQDKKGKVTSGTYANRIRWQIPVVASYATGPMRSESYPYPPQPANRAELQVATEDYPAAALASGEEGTSIFTLDIDDTGKVQGCSITTSSGSLALDQKACVFSARWKFQPARDVNGKPTYGRTKHNLVWRLPKGTPRVTAGPARPTYNPFEKSGSFTLTMDFDAQGKMADCAFEKTGDNMPMGPLNPSRMENVCSEMRSPNIKPFIDAEGKPEARRVIFRMGVEHADAVLPEKAK from the coding sequence ATGTCTATTTACGTCCTTGTGGCGCTAGCAGCAATTTCTGTCGAAACAAATGTGGAAACGACGGCTCCACCCGCTCCGCCGCCAATGGTAGTCCCAGTGTCGACAGTTGATGGTCCAACGCCATTCGCTCCTCCACCCAAAAAGGGTGTGGAAAGTCCGCCAATTCCTAGAGGCAGTCCAGGCTTTTGGGCAAATACCGGCGACTATCCTACGCTTGCCCTCAAAGAAGAGCGTGAGGGGATATCCGCATTTCGCGTGACTGTCGGTGTAGGCGGACGCGTTACCGCTTGTGAAATCACCGAGTCCAGCGGGCATCGTGATCTGGATGAAGCAACCTGCGCAAATGTAACGCGGCGCGCGGTCTTCTATCCGGCACAGGATAAAAAGGGAAAGGTTACGAGCGGTACCTACGCCAACCGCATCCGCTGGCAGATACCCGTTGTGGCAAGCTATGCAACTGGTCCAATGCGGTCCGAAAGCTATCCCTATCCCCCGCAACCGGCAAACCGCGCAGAGCTGCAAGTTGCCACGGAAGATTATCCCGCGGCTGCTTTGGCATCAGGGGAAGAGGGCACGAGCATATTTACTCTTGATATTGATGACACCGGAAAAGTGCAGGGATGCAGCATCACAACGTCGAGCGGTTCGTTGGCCTTGGACCAAAAGGCCTGTGTCTTTTCCGCCCGATGGAAATTCCAACCGGCGCGCGACGTGAATGGAAAGCCGACCTATGGCCGGACAAAGCACAATCTTGTCTGGCGACTGCCGAAAGGTACGCCGCGCGTTACTGCTGGGCCAGCCCGGCCAACATATAACCCCTTTGAAAAATCGGGCAGTTTTACACTGACGATGGATTTTGATGCGCAAGGCAAAATGGCAGATTGTGCGTTTGAAAAAACAGGCGATAATATGCCCATGGGACCGCTAAACCCAAGTCGTATGGAAAATGTGTGTTCCGAAATGAGGTCACCGAATATCAAACCCTTCATCGACGCCGAAGGCAAGCCAGAGGCCCGAAGGGTCATTTTCCGCATGGGTGTGGAACATGCCGATGCCGTTCTTCCCGAAAAGGCGAAATAG
- the argJ gene encoding bifunctional glutamate N-acetyltransferase/amino-acid acetyltransferase ArgJ, which produces MPSIAGATPRIARAGYKDWGRCDLTFVELDEGTTVAGVTTQNICCSSEVELCRQNIKGGQARALVVNAGNSNAFTGRRGLEAVEAITSKVAAHLGCTQGAVFVSSTGVIGVPLPKDKAEAGLDAVFKAEPCSWEDATNTIGTTDTFAKGATASAMIDGVKVNLVGIIKGSGMIAPDMATMLGYIFTDAAVEAPFLQQLLSEANSSSFSCITVDSDTSTSDTVLAFATGKAGNAPLGSYADAGADAFAAALRDICLQLAHLVVRDGEGAQKFIAIHVSGAAHDDSARRVGLAIANSPLVKTAIAGEDANWGRVVMAVGKAGEPADRDLLSISFGSTQVARHGLPVDGYDETPVAAHLKGQEIEIGVDLGLGTGRASVWTCDLTHGYISINADYRS; this is translated from the coding sequence ATGCCATCGATTGCAGGGGCAACGCCGCGTATTGCGCGGGCGGGTTACAAGGATTGGGGGCGGTGCGATTTGACATTTGTCGAACTCGACGAGGGCACGACAGTCGCCGGTGTGACGACCCAGAACATATGTTGTTCGTCCGAAGTCGAATTATGCCGCCAGAATATCAAGGGCGGACAGGCGCGTGCGCTGGTCGTCAATGCCGGTAACAGCAACGCCTTTACCGGACGGCGCGGTCTGGAAGCCGTCGAAGCCATTACCTCCAAAGTCGCGGCACATCTGGGATGTACGCAAGGCGCGGTGTTTGTGTCATCGACGGGCGTCATCGGCGTCCCCCTACCCAAAGACAAAGCCGAAGCCGGTCTGGACGCTGTATTCAAGGCCGAGCCCTGTTCATGGGAAGATGCAACGAACACGATTGGAACGACGGACACTTTTGCAAAAGGTGCCACGGCCAGCGCGATGATTGACGGGGTCAAGGTGAACCTGGTGGGGATCATCAAAGGGTCGGGCATGATCGCGCCCGATATGGCCACCATGCTGGGCTATATCTTCACCGATGCCGCCGTCGAGGCACCCTTTCTTCAACAACTCTTGTCCGAAGCAAATAGTAGCAGCTTTAGCTGCATCACGGTGGATAGCGATACGTCGACCAGCGATACCGTGCTCGCCTTTGCAACCGGCAAGGCCGGAAACGCGCCGCTTGGCTCCTATGCCGATGCAGGTGCCGATGCCTTCGCCGCCGCGCTGCGCGATATTTGCCTTCAGCTTGCACATCTGGTCGTCCGCGATGGCGAAGGCGCGCAGAAATTTATCGCGATCCATGTCAGCGGTGCCGCACATGATGACAGCGCGCGCCGCGTCGGTTTGGCTATCGCCAACTCGCCGCTCGTTAAAACAGCGATTGCCGGTGAGGATGCCAATTGGGGACGCGTCGTGATGGCGGTCGGGAAAGCGGGCGAACCTGCAGATCGTGATTTGCTGTCGATCAGCTTTGGTTCAACCCAGGTCGCGCGGCACGGGTTGCCGGTGGACGGTTATGATGAAACCCCGGTGGCAGCGCATCTGAAGGGGCAGGAAATCGAAATCGGCGTTGATCTGGGGCTCGGCACTGGCCGGGCGAGCGTGTGGACGTGCGACCTCACCCACGGCTATATCAGCATCAACGCCGATTATCGAAGTTAG
- the trxA gene encoding thioredoxin — protein sequence MATKSVGDSDFSAQVLQSERPVLVDFWAEWCGPCKMIGPSLEEISEELGGQVDIVKLNIDDHPDTPAKYGVRGIPTMILFKGGEVADTKVGAAPKAQIKGWLEAAL from the coding sequence ATGGCTACCAAATCCGTAGGCGATAGCGATTTCAGCGCTCAGGTGCTGCAATCCGAACGTCCCGTTCTCGTCGATTTCTGGGCAGAATGGTGCGGCCCGTGTAAAATGATTGGCCCCAGCCTCGAAGAAATCAGCGAAGAACTGGGCGGTCAGGTCGATATCGTGAAGCTGAATATCGACGACCATCCAGATACCCCAGCCAAATATGGCGTGCGCGGTATTCCGACGATGATCCTGTTCAAGGGCGGCGAAGTTGCCGACACCAAAGTTGGCGCCGCACCCAAGGCGCAGATCAAAGGCTGGCTCGAAGCCGCACTTTAG
- the addA gene encoding double-strand break repair helicase AddA translates to MSEDTSLTPLYPLIPAQLAAVQPEENVWLSASAGTGKTQVLTARVIRLLLEEGVEPENLLCITFTKAGAAEMAERINQRLASWVQLEDTALFKDMEAIGAKSGPEYRQRASELFAKVLDAPGGGLQILTIHSFCQSLLGSFPEEAGLVPGFKPIEGAEQQALLREALASMVIAAEEADDQDLIRSLQKLSLAMGEEAAEKFLAKCAAVPDVMEGIPDGAGAISWARRVAGVEFDEPLDEWIASALSDGAIDRSALESVVALNKVWGTATGLKRAATISEWLESDVAQRGATLEKLHFCWWNKSKDEPQTQTKGQVPQVDEYPELALDLANWTKPLLETLTRADYAERLASALLVGKRLAQFYTHAKHARGVIDFDDMIRRTAALLNSGAMAQWVRFKLDKQIDHILVDEAQDTNKAQWDIVAALASDFFSGFGQNADSIRTIFSVGDFKQAIYGFQGTAPERYEEAGNKFGEDIKGAGGELARLTLSQSFRSTTPVLQFVNALIDEAGHANFGILDPVPDHYSRMPAEVGMVELLAPVSPKSADEEGDDDEESWVPNQKRDLAERLADYAKELIDQKPWLATQKRPLEPRDIMFLLRSRGDVASLLVAQLHERRVPVAGVDRLRLAQPLVVQDLLAVIRFVLQPLDDLSLACIMVSPIIGWTQEKLLEYGYRGERKVSLWQHLRGQEAIADELEPLRAMLDAADFVTVYDFLEQILSGSIGARRKFVARLGTEALVPMEEMLNTALLFQQQQGGGLQSFLHWFEKGENIIKREGEGGANEVRVMTVHGSKGLQAPVVILADATSDPRKKPDRTSALVMDEGKNVPLLAIRSAEKSGRLQEIVELQETRELEEHRRLLYVAVTRAEERLIMGGALSGQNKGVPPADSWFAMMESAMRALGHEWEDNARWGQVMRHVGEDGVSAAPPATRDQSAKDDPAPLEAPAWLFTAAPQESRPPRPLVPSRLEDDDYGDAPPSLAMQAAAARGKLLHALFERITDEASLDAAAKWLDITVRDAAIDKRQILEAVTAVVRNPEWADFFKPEAQAEVPLAALVGETVITGRIDRMIVEPGRVRIIDFKTGRSVPEDAQGVITPYLRQMAHYVAALETIFPDSSVEASLLFTHAPRLVRLPDAVLQPHKPASTV, encoded by the coding sequence ATGAGCGAAGACACGTCCCTTACGCCGCTCTATCCGCTCATCCCCGCGCAACTTGCTGCGGTGCAGCCGGAGGAGAATGTCTGGCTGAGCGCGTCGGCTGGCACCGGCAAAACGCAGGTTCTTACAGCACGCGTTATCCGGTTGCTGCTCGAAGAAGGCGTCGAGCCTGAAAATCTGTTGTGCATCACCTTTACCAAGGCGGGTGCAGCGGAAATGGCGGAACGTATCAACCAGCGGCTCGCCTCCTGGGTCCAGTTGGAAGATACCGCGCTGTTCAAAGATATGGAGGCGATCGGGGCCAAGTCGGGCCCGGAATACCGCCAGCGCGCCAGCGAATTATTCGCCAAAGTATTGGACGCGCCGGGTGGCGGTTTGCAGATTTTGACCATCCACAGTTTCTGCCAATCGCTTTTGGGAAGCTTTCCCGAAGAGGCGGGGCTGGTCCCGGGTTTTAAGCCGATCGAAGGAGCCGAGCAGCAGGCGCTTTTGCGCGAAGCGCTTGCCAGCATGGTCATCGCGGCTGAAGAGGCAGATGATCAGGACCTGATCCGCAGCCTGCAAAAGCTGAGCCTTGCCATGGGCGAAGAGGCGGCAGAGAAATTCCTCGCCAAATGTGCGGCGGTTCCCGATGTTATGGAGGGTATTCCCGATGGGGCGGGGGCTATTTCATGGGCACGGCGTGTGGCGGGGGTTGAGTTTGATGAGCCGTTAGACGAGTGGATCGCATCGGCGTTGTCCGATGGCGCGATAGACCGCAGTGCGTTAGAATCCGTCGTTGCGTTAAACAAAGTCTGGGGAACCGCGACTGGTTTGAAACGTGCTGCCACCATATCGGAGTGGCTTGAATCTGATGTGGCACAACGTGGTGCGACCCTTGAAAAGCTGCATTTCTGCTGGTGGAACAAGTCGAAAGACGAACCGCAGACACAAACAAAAGGTCAGGTTCCTCAAGTCGATGAGTATCCTGAATTAGCTCTCGACCTGGCAAACTGGACCAAACCGCTGTTGGAGACTCTGACACGCGCTGACTATGCCGAACGTCTCGCCAGCGCCTTGCTCGTCGGGAAGAGGCTGGCCCAATTTTACACACACGCCAAGCATGCGCGGGGTGTGATCGACTTTGACGATATGATCCGGCGTACGGCCGCGCTGCTCAACAGCGGCGCGATGGCCCAATGGGTTCGGTTCAAGCTGGATAAGCAGATCGACCATATTCTCGTCGACGAAGCGCAAGATACAAATAAGGCGCAATGGGACATTGTGGCCGCGCTCGCGTCGGACTTTTTCAGCGGCTTTGGCCAGAATGCCGATAGCATCCGGACCATATTCTCGGTCGGCGATTTCAAGCAAGCCATTTACGGTTTTCAAGGCACCGCGCCCGAACGCTACGAAGAGGCAGGGAATAAATTCGGCGAGGATATAAAAGGTGCAGGGGGCGAACTTGCCCGCCTGACCCTGTCGCAAAGTTTCCGGTCAACGACACCGGTTCTGCAATTCGTCAATGCGCTGATCGACGAAGCAGGGCATGCGAATTTCGGTATCTTGGACCCAGTCCCCGACCATTATAGTCGCATGCCGGCCGAGGTCGGGATGGTCGAACTCCTCGCACCTGTATCGCCGAAGTCCGCTGACGAGGAGGGGGATGATGACGAGGAAAGCTGGGTCCCCAATCAAAAGCGCGACCTTGCCGAAAGGCTGGCGGATTATGCGAAGGAACTGATCGACCAGAAGCCGTGGCTTGCGACGCAGAAGCGGCCGTTGGAGCCTAGGGATATCATGTTCCTCCTGCGCAGCCGCGGCGATGTGGCCTCGCTGCTTGTCGCGCAATTGCATGAGCGTCGGGTTCCGGTCGCCGGTGTAGACCGCCTGCGGCTCGCTCAGCCCTTGGTGGTGCAGGACCTGCTTGCGGTTATCCGCTTCGTGCTGCAGCCGCTCGACGACCTCAGCCTTGCGTGCATCATGGTGTCGCCGATCATCGGCTGGACGCAGGAAAAGTTGCTCGAATATGGCTACCGGGGGGAGCGCAAGGTCAGCCTGTGGCAGCATCTGCGGGGGCAGGAGGCAATTGCCGATGAACTGGAGCCGCTGCGCGCCATGCTGGATGCGGCGGATTTTGTGACCGTCTATGATTTCCTCGAACAGATCCTGTCCGGCTCCATCGGTGCGCGCCGGAAGTTTGTGGCGCGGCTGGGGACCGAGGCGTTGGTGCCGATGGAGGAAATGCTGAACACTGCGCTGCTGTTCCAGCAACAGCAGGGCGGCGGGCTACAGAGTTTTCTGCATTGGTTCGAAAAGGGCGAGAATATCATCAAGCGCGAAGGCGAGGGTGGTGCGAACGAGGTGCGGGTGATGACGGTGCATGGCTCCAAGGGGCTGCAGGCACCGGTCGTCATACTGGCCGACGCCACCTCCGATCCACGTAAGAAGCCCGACCGGACGTCGGCGTTGGTCATGGATGAAGGCAAGAATGTGCCGCTGCTCGCCATCCGAAGCGCTGAAAAATCCGGGCGGTTGCAGGAGATTGTGGAGCTGCAGGAAACCCGCGAACTGGAAGAGCACCGCCGCCTCCTCTACGTCGCCGTCACCCGCGCCGAGGAGCGGTTGATCATGGGCGGGGCGTTGAGCGGACAGAATAAGGGCGTTCCCCCGGCGGACAGCTGGTTCGCGATGATGGAAAGCGCGATGCGCGCCCTTGGCCATGAATGGGAGGATAACGCGCGCTGGGGCCAGGTCATGCGGCATGTGGGTGAAGATGGCGTCTCGGCCGCGCCGCCCGCCACCCGCGATCAAAGCGCAAAGGACGACCCCGCGCCGCTGGAAGCACCTGCTTGGCTCTTCACCGCAGCTCCGCAGGAATCCCGCCCGCCAAGGCCTCTGGTGCCCTCACGGCTTGAGGATGACGACTATGGCGACGCCCCGCCCAGCCTCGCGATGCAGGCGGCGGCGGCGCGGGGGAAATTGTTGCACGCGCTGTTCGAACGGATAACGGACGAGGCGTCCCTAGATGCTGCGGCGAAATGGCTGGACATCACGGTGCGCGACGCAGCCATCGACAAGCGCCAAATCCTCGAAGCGGTGACAGCTGTTGTTCGCAACCCCGAATGGGCGGATTTCTTCAAACCCGAAGCGCAAGCAGAGGTGCCCTTGGCGGCGCTGGTCGGCGAAACGGTGATTACAGGCCGGATCGACCGTATGATCGTCGAACCCGGACGCGTGCGCATTATCGACTTCAAGACCGGCCGCTCTGTCCCCGAAGATGCGCAGGGCGTTATCACACCGTATCTGCGGCAAATGGCGCACTATGTCGCCGCATTGGAGACGATATTCCCGGATTCCTCGGTGGAGGCATCACTGCTCTTCACCCACGCCCCGCGCCTGGTCCGCTTGCCGGATGCCGTTTTGCAGCCCCACAAACCTGCCTCTACCGTTTAA